The following are encoded together in the Streptomyces sp. NBC_01465 genome:
- a CDS encoding serine/threonine-protein kinase — protein sequence MRPVGSKYLLEEPLGRGATGTVWRARQRETAGAEAAVAGQPGEMVAIKVLKEELANDPDIVMRFLRERSVLLRLTHPNIVRTRDLVVEGDLLALVMDLIDGPDLHHYLRDNGPFSPVAASLLTAQIADALAASHADGVVHRDLKPANVLLSTSPDGQMHPMLTDFGIARLADSPGLTRTHEFVGTPAYVAPESAEGRPQTSAVDIYGAGILLYELVTGRPPFAGGSALEVLHRHLSEEPRRPTTVPEPLWTVIERCLSKDPDRRPSAENLARGLRTVAAGVGVHSTPAQVDAALGVASLLAPDPAPTTVPDMPGAADPTQVLPSNAASYDPNARTSVMPNTPPRPTADPTAVMPNQPPQPDGPHPWQSQLQAARDRNEQTQVQYLDPSQDPLRHRPHRGQQQNQPQDQRYAQPQYQQPQDQRPPQRQQQRPQQQRPQQQQRPQQQQYAPPQQPQQPQAPAPREPRQPRQRSANPMKIPGLGCLKGCLFTFLILFVGAWLIWELTPLQDWIGTTKGFFAQIGDIISKVSDFVSSIGDSGSGN from the coding sequence GTGCGGCCGGTAGGCAGCAAGTACCTGCTCGAGGAGCCGCTCGGGCGCGGCGCCACGGGCACCGTCTGGCGAGCCCGCCAGCGAGAGACCGCGGGTGCCGAGGCGGCCGTGGCCGGTCAGCCCGGCGAGATGGTCGCGATCAAGGTCCTCAAGGAGGAGCTCGCGAACGACCCGGACATCGTGATGCGCTTCCTCCGCGAGCGCTCCGTACTCCTGCGTCTGACGCACCCCAACATCGTGCGCACCCGCGACCTGGTGGTCGAGGGCGATCTCCTCGCCCTGGTCATGGACCTGATCGACGGCCCGGACCTGCACCACTACCTCCGCGACAACGGCCCCTTCTCGCCGGTCGCCGCATCCCTCCTCACCGCGCAGATCGCCGACGCGCTCGCCGCGAGCCACGCGGACGGCGTGGTCCACCGCGACCTCAAGCCGGCCAACGTCCTCCTCTCCACCAGCCCCGACGGCCAGATGCACCCGATGCTGACCGACTTCGGCATCGCCCGCCTCGCGGACTCCCCGGGCCTGACCCGCACCCACGAATTCGTCGGTACGCCGGCCTACGTGGCCCCCGAGTCCGCCGAGGGCCGCCCGCAGACCTCCGCGGTCGACATCTACGGCGCGGGCATCCTCCTGTACGAACTGGTCACCGGACGCCCGCCGTTCGCGGGCGGCAGCGCCCTCGAGGTCCTCCACCGCCACCTCAGCGAGGAGCCCCGCCGCCCCACGACCGTCCCCGAGCCCCTCTGGACGGTCATCGAGCGCTGCCTCTCCAAGGACCCGGACCGCCGCCCGAGCGCGGAGAACCTGGCACGCGGCCTCCGTACGGTCGCCGCGGGCGTGGGCGTCCACTCCACCCCGGCCCAGGTCGACGCGGCCCTCGGGGTTGCCTCCCTGCTCGCCCCCGACCCGGCGCCCACGACCGTCCCGGACATGCCGGGCGCGGCCGACCCGACCCAGGTCCTGCCGTCCAATGCGGCCTCGTACGACCCGAACGCGCGCACCAGCGTCATGCCGAACACCCCGCCGCGCCCCACGGCCGACCCCACCGCGGTGATGCCCAACCAGCCTCCGCAGCCCGACGGCCCGCACCCCTGGCAGAGCCAGCTCCAGGCGGCCCGCGACCGCAACGAGCAGACCCAGGTCCAGTACCTGGACCCCAGCCAGGACCCCCTGCGCCACCGCCCGCACCGAGGCCAGCAGCAGAACCAGCCCCAGGACCAGCGTTACGCGCAGCCCCAGTACCAACAGCCCCAGGACCAGCGCCCGCCCCAGCGGCAGCAGCAGCGTCCTCAGCAACAGCGCCCCCAGCAGCAACAGCGCCCGCAGCAACAGCAGTACGCGCCGCCGCAGCAGCCCCAACAGCCCCAGGCACCCGCACCCCGCGAACCGCGCCAGCCGCGTCAGCGCAGCGCGAACCCGATGAAGATCCCGGGCCTGGGCTGCCTCAAGGGCTGCCTGTTCACCTTCCTGATCCTCTTCGTAGGAGCCTGGCTGATCTGGGAGTTGACCCCGCTCCAGGACTGGATCGGCACGACGAAGGGCTTCTTCGCCCAGATCGGCGACATCATCAGCAAGGTGAGCGACTTCGTGTCGAGCATCGGCGACTCAGGCTCGGGAAACTGA
- a CDS encoding serine/threonine-protein kinase, with the protein MARKIGSRYTAHQILGRGSAGTVWLGEGPEGPVAIKLLREDLASDQELVGRFVQERTALLGLDHPHVVAVRDLVVDGNDLALVMDLVRGTDLRTRLDRERRLSPEAAVAIVADIADGLAAAHAAGVVHRDVKPENILLDMQGPLGPGSSHPALLTDFGVAKLIDTPRRTRATKIIGTPDYLAPEIIEGLPPRASVDIYALATVLYELLAGFTPFGGGHPGAVLRRHVTETVVPLPGIPDELWQLLVQCLAKAPASRLRASELGDRLREQLPHLAGIPPLDVDEPDDEQPEEEPYAEDTTPTPSSTPRRGAVPLVPGSSPDSNRDTHTSMRVPAPDELAGGPLGTARAPRTSAQRRPGTARHKSTTEAVRRRRIKLGAAAIVVAAAVGVGGWLATSGDDASNQPQDTKQSTSTQP; encoded by the coding sequence TTGGCACGGAAAATCGGCAGCCGGTACACCGCGCACCAGATCCTGGGGCGCGGCAGCGCGGGCACGGTATGGCTAGGCGAAGGCCCCGAGGGCCCCGTCGCCATCAAGCTGCTCCGCGAGGACCTGGCATCCGACCAGGAGCTGGTGGGCCGCTTCGTACAGGAACGCACGGCGCTTCTGGGCCTGGACCACCCCCATGTGGTGGCGGTCCGCGACCTGGTGGTCGACGGCAACGACCTGGCACTGGTGATGGATCTCGTACGGGGCACGGACCTGCGCACCCGCCTGGACCGCGAACGCCGCCTCAGCCCCGAAGCGGCGGTGGCGATCGTCGCGGACATCGCGGACGGCCTGGCGGCGGCGCACGCGGCAGGAGTGGTCCACAGGGACGTAAAACCGGAGAACATCCTCCTGGACATGCAGGGCCCCCTGGGCCCGGGCAGCTCGCACCCGGCGCTCCTCACGGACTTCGGCGTGGCGAAACTGATCGACACCCCGCGCCGCACGCGAGCGACCAAAATCATCGGCACCCCGGACTACTTGGCCCCGGAGATCATCGAGGGCCTGCCCCCACGAGCCTCAGTAGACATCTACGCCCTCGCGACGGTCCTCTACGAACTCCTCGCGGGCTTCACGCCGTTCGGCGGCGGCCACCCGGGAGCGGTCCTCCGCCGCCACGTCACGGAGACGGTCGTCCCCCTCCCCGGAATCCCGGACGAGCTGTGGCAACTCCTGGTCCAGTGCCTGGCGAAGGCCCCGGCCTCCCGCCTGCGCGCGTCCGAACTGGGCGACCGCCTGCGCGAGCAACTCCCGCACCTGGCAGGCATTCCGCCGCTGGACGTGGACGAACCGGACGATGAGCAGCCGGAAGAAGAGCCGTACGCGGAAGACACCACGCCCACCCCGTCGTCCACTCCCCGGAGAGGCGCGGTCCCCCTGGTCCCGGGCTCGTCCCCCGACTCCAACCGCGACACCCACACGAGCATGCGGGTCCCGGCCCCCGACGAACTGGCGGGCGGCCCCCTGGGCACGGCCCGAGCGCCCCGCACGTCGGCGCAGCGCCGCCCGGGCACGGCCCGCCACAAGTCGACGACCGAGGCCGTACGACGCCGCCGCATCAAGCTGGGCGCGGCGGCGATCGTGGTGGCGGCGGCGGTAGGGGTGGGCGGCTGGCTGGCGACGTCGGGAGACGACGCTTCGAACCAGCCCCAGGACACCAAACAGTCAACCTCAACCCAGCCCTAG
- the prfB gene encoding peptide chain release factor 2, protein MAVVDVSEELKSLSSTMGSIEAVLDLDKLRADIVVLEEQAAAPSLWDDPDAAQKITSKLSHMQAEVRKAEALRGRIDDLSVLFELAEAEDDADTLAEAESELVSVRKALEEMEVRTLLSGEYDEREALVNIRAEAGGVDAADFAEQLQRMYLRYAERHGYKTEVYETSYAEEAGIKSTTFVVKAPYAYGTLSVEQGTHRLVRISPFDNQGRRQTSFAGVEVLPVVEQTDHIEIDETELRVDVYRASGPGGQGVNTTDSAVRLTHIPTGIVVSCQNERSQIQNKASAMNVLQAKLLERRRQEEQALMDSLKGDGGNSWGNQMRSYVLHPYQMVKDLRTEFEVGNPQAVLDGEIDGFLEAGIRWRKQQEK, encoded by the coding sequence GTGGCAGTCGTCGATGTTTCCGAAGAGCTGAAGTCCCTCTCCTCGACCATGGGGTCGATCGAGGCCGTCCTGGACCTCGACAAGCTGAGGGCCGATATCGTCGTGCTCGAGGAGCAGGCCGCGGCACCGTCCCTCTGGGACGACCCGGATGCGGCCCAGAAGATCACCAGCAAGCTTTCACACATGCAGGCCGAGGTCCGTAAGGCCGAAGCCCTGCGCGGGCGCATCGACGACCTGAGCGTGCTCTTCGAGCTCGCCGAGGCCGAGGACGACGCCGACACCCTCGCCGAGGCGGAGTCCGAGCTCGTCTCGGTCCGGAAGGCGCTGGAAGAGATGGAAGTACGGACGCTTCTGTCGGGCGAGTACGACGAGCGCGAGGCGCTGGTCAACATCCGCGCCGAGGCCGGTGGCGTCGACGCCGCCGACTTCGCCGAGCAGCTGCAGCGCATGTACCTGCGGTACGCCGAGCGGCACGGGTACAAGACCGAGGTCTACGAGACGTCGTACGCGGAAGAGGCCGGCATCAAGTCGACCACCTTCGTCGTCAAGGCCCCGTACGCCTACGGCACCCTCTCCGTGGAGCAGGGCACGCACCGGCTCGTCCGGATCTCGCCCTTCGACAACCAGGGTCGCCGCCAGACGTCGTTCGCGGGCGTGGAGGTGCTCCCCGTCGTGGAGCAGACCGACCACATCGAGATCGACGAGACCGAGCTGCGCGTGGACGTCTACCGCGCCTCCGGTCCCGGTGGCCAGGGCGTCAACACCACTGACTCCGCCGTGCGACTGACCCACATCCCCACCGGGATCGTGGTGTCCTGCCAGAACGAGCGCTCGCAGATCCAGAACAAGGCCAGCGCCATGAACGTCCTCCAGGCGAAGCTCCTCGAGCGCCGCCGCCAGGAGGAGCAGGCGCTGATGGACTCGCTCAAGGGCGACGGCGGCAACTCCTGGGGCAACCAGATGCGTTCGTACGTCCTGCACCCCTACCAGATGGTGAAGGACCTCCGGACCGAGTTCGAGGTCGGCAACCCGCAGGCTGTGCTCGACGGTGAGATCGACGGCTTCCTGGAAGCCGGAATTCGCTGGCGCAAGCAGCAGGAGAAGTAG